The following are encoded in a window of Sminthopsis crassicaudata isolate SCR6 chromosome 3, ASM4859323v1, whole genome shotgun sequence genomic DNA:
- the PAF1 gene encoding RNA polymerase II-associated factor 1 homolog isoform X1: MAPTIQTQAQREDGHRPNSHRTLPERSGVVCRVKYCNSLPDIPFDPKFITYPFDQNRFVQYKATSLEKQHKHDLLTEPDLGVTIDLINPDTYRIDPNVLLDPADEKLLEEEIQAPTSSKRSQQHAKVVPWMRKTEYISTEFNRYGVSNEKPEVKIGVSVKQQFTEEEIYKDRDSQITAIEKTFEDAQKSISQHYSKPRVTPVEVMPVFPDFKMWINPCAQVIFDSDPAPKDTSGPAALEMMSQAMIRGMMDEEGNQFVAYFLPVEETMRKRKRDQEEEMDYAPDDVYDYKIAREYNWNVKNKASKGYEENYFFIFREGDGVYYNELETRVRLSKRRAKAGVQSGTNALLVVKHRDMNEKELEAQEARKAQLENHEPEEEEEEELELDKEAPGSGKRKRAAVKLGLGGAAAVPAPPSSVPATTRPRRMAAKGAPQTPARRPATVTEAAKQARRGWASPAQAPFSGQTENTYSFFFKLLLSIKAMCLQVESQESHLFPLSQHTSPFLPQRMLGWPSPSLPSLQTEGKGDSPPPHTHIPPLHTMGPYPKKKAAKDRVRVILGFH; encoded by the exons ATGGCGCCCACCATCCAGACCCAGGCCCAGCGGGAGGACGGCCACAG ACCCAACTCTCACAGGACTCTGCCGGAGAG GTCCGGCGTGGTCTGTCGAGTTAAGTACTGCAACAGTCTTCCAGACATCCCTTTTGATCCCAAGTTCATCACCTACCCCTTCGACCAGAACAG gtTTGTCCAGTACAAGGCGACCTCTCTAGAAAAGCAGCACAAACATGATCTGCTCACGGAGCCAGACCTGGGCGTCACCATTGATCTCATTAACCCCGATACCTACCGGATCGACCCTAACG TTCTTCTAGATCCGGCAGATGAGAAGTTACTGGAAGAGGAGATCCAGGCCCCAACCAGTTCTAAAAG GTCCCAGCAGCATGCCAAAGTGGTACCCTGGATGAGAAAGACAGAATATATCTCCACGGAGTTCAACCGTTACGGAGTCTCTAATGAGAAGCCCGAAGTCAA GATCGGGGTGTCTGTGAAGCAGCAGTTCACCGAGGAGGAGATCTACAAGGATCGAGACAGCCAGATCACGGCCATCGAGAAGACTTTTGAGGATGCCCAGAAGTCG ATTTCTCAACACTACAGCAAGCCTAGGGTCACTCCGGTGGAGGTGATGCCCGTTTTCCCAGACTTCAAG ATGTGGATCAATCCGTGTGCCCAAGTGATCTTTGACTCGGACCCAGCCCCCAAGGATACCAGTGGCCCTGCGGCCCTAGAGATGATGTCTCAAGCCATGATCAG GGGAATGATGGACGAGGAGGGCAACCAGTTTGTGGCCTACTTTCTGCCAGTGGAAGAGACTATGAGGAAGCGCAAGCGGGATCAGGAAGAAGAGATGGACTATGCGCCAGATGACGT CTACGATTACAAGATTGCCAGGGAGTACAACTGGAACGTCAAGAACAAGGCTAGCAAGGGCTATGAAGAAAACTACTTCTTCATCTTCCGAGAAGGTGATGGTGTCTACTACAACGAACTGGAAACCAG GGTCCGTCTCAGCAAACGTCGGGCCAAGGCCGGAGTGCAGTCCGGCACCAATGCCTTGCTGGTGGTCAAACACCGGGACATGAATGAGAAGGAGCTGGAAGCGCAG GAAGCTAGAAAGGCCCAGCTTGAGAACCATGAgccagaagaggaggaggaagaagagctgGAGCTGGACAAGGAAGCCCCAGGCTCTGGTAA gaggaagagagcgGCAGTGAAGCTGGGCCTGGGCGGCGCAGCCGCAGTCCCAGCCCCTCCTTCCTCAGTGCCAGCGACCACTCGGCCCAGGAGGATGGCAGCGAAGGGGGCGCCTCAGACTCCAGCGAGGAGGCCAGCGACAGTGACTGAGGCCGCCAAGCAGGCCCGGAGGGGCTGGGCCTCTCCAGCTCAGGCACCATTCTCAGGACAAACAGAAAatacctattcttttttttttaaacttttgctgTCAATAAAAGCGATGTGTTTACAAGTTGAAAGCCAGGAATCCCATTTGTTCCCTTTATCCCAACacacttctccctttctcccacaaAGGATGCTGGGATGGCCAtccccatcccttccctcttTGCAGACAGAGGGGAAAGGGGACTCACCCccaccacatacacacattccCCCACTCCACACTATGGGGCCCTATCCCAAGAAGAAGGCGGCCAAAGATCGGGTCAGAGTAATTTTGGGTTTTCATTAA
- the PAF1 gene encoding RNA polymerase II-associated factor 1 homolog isoform X2: protein MAPTIQTQAQREDGHRPNSHRTLPERSGVVCRVKYCNSLPDIPFDPKFITYPFDQNRFVQYKATSLEKQHKHDLLTEPDLGVTIDLINPDTYRIDPNVLLDPADEKLLEEEIQAPTSSKRSQQHAKVVPWMRKTEYISTEFNRYGVSNEKPEVKIGVSVKQQFTEEEIYKDRDSQITAIEKTFEDAQKSISQHYSKPRVTPVEVMPVFPDFKMWINPCAQVIFDSDPAPKDTSGPAALEMMSQAMIRGMMDEEGNQFVAYFLPVEETMRKRKRDQEEEMDYAPDDVYDYKIAREYNWNVKNKASKGYEENYFFIFREGDGVYYNELETRVRLSKRRAKAGVQSGTNALLVVKHRDMNEKELEAQEARKAQLENHEPEEEEEEELELDKEAPGSDEDREKGSGSEKEASEEEEEEEERSGSESDRGEEEKEESDKSGSGEDEAEEESSEDEARAARDKEEIFGSDADSEDEEEEEEEEEDDDGGGRARGSGEEEEEEEESGSEAGPGRRSRSPSPSFLSASDHSAQEDGSEGGASDSSEEASDSD from the exons ATGGCGCCCACCATCCAGACCCAGGCCCAGCGGGAGGACGGCCACAG ACCCAACTCTCACAGGACTCTGCCGGAGAG GTCCGGCGTGGTCTGTCGAGTTAAGTACTGCAACAGTCTTCCAGACATCCCTTTTGATCCCAAGTTCATCACCTACCCCTTCGACCAGAACAG gtTTGTCCAGTACAAGGCGACCTCTCTAGAAAAGCAGCACAAACATGATCTGCTCACGGAGCCAGACCTGGGCGTCACCATTGATCTCATTAACCCCGATACCTACCGGATCGACCCTAACG TTCTTCTAGATCCGGCAGATGAGAAGTTACTGGAAGAGGAGATCCAGGCCCCAACCAGTTCTAAAAG GTCCCAGCAGCATGCCAAAGTGGTACCCTGGATGAGAAAGACAGAATATATCTCCACGGAGTTCAACCGTTACGGAGTCTCTAATGAGAAGCCCGAAGTCAA GATCGGGGTGTCTGTGAAGCAGCAGTTCACCGAGGAGGAGATCTACAAGGATCGAGACAGCCAGATCACGGCCATCGAGAAGACTTTTGAGGATGCCCAGAAGTCG ATTTCTCAACACTACAGCAAGCCTAGGGTCACTCCGGTGGAGGTGATGCCCGTTTTCCCAGACTTCAAG ATGTGGATCAATCCGTGTGCCCAAGTGATCTTTGACTCGGACCCAGCCCCCAAGGATACCAGTGGCCCTGCGGCCCTAGAGATGATGTCTCAAGCCATGATCAG GGGAATGATGGACGAGGAGGGCAACCAGTTTGTGGCCTACTTTCTGCCAGTGGAAGAGACTATGAGGAAGCGCAAGCGGGATCAGGAAGAAGAGATGGACTATGCGCCAGATGACGT CTACGATTACAAGATTGCCAGGGAGTACAACTGGAACGTCAAGAACAAGGCTAGCAAGGGCTATGAAGAAAACTACTTCTTCATCTTCCGAGAAGGTGATGGTGTCTACTACAACGAACTGGAAACCAG GGTCCGTCTCAGCAAACGTCGGGCCAAGGCCGGAGTGCAGTCCGGCACCAATGCCTTGCTGGTGGTCAAACACCGGGACATGAATGAGAAGGAGCTGGAAGCGCAG GAAGCTAGAAAGGCCCAGCTTGAGAACCATGAgccagaagaggaggaggaagaagagctgGAGCTGGACAAGGAAGCCCCAGGCTCTG aTGAAGATCGGGAAAAGGGGAGCGGCAGTGAAAAGGAAGccagtgaggaggaggaggaggaggaggagcgcTCAGGGAGCGAGAGTGAccggggagaggaggagaaggaggagagtgACAAGAGCGGCAGCGGGGAAGACGAGGCTGAGGAGGAGAGCAGCGAGGACGAGGCCCGCGCTGCGCGAGACAAGGAGGAGATCTTCGGCAGTGACGCAGATTCggaagacgaggaggaggaagaagaggaagaggaggacgaCGATGGGGGAGGCCGGGCCAGGGgcagtggggaggaggaggaggaggaggaagagagcgGCAGTGAAGCTGGGCCTGGGCGGCGCAGCCGCAGTCCCAGCCCCTCCTTCCTCAGTGCCAGCGACCACTCGGCCCAGGAGGATGGCAGCGAAGGGGGCGCCTCAGACTCCAGCGAGGAGGCCAGCGACAGTGACTGA
- the SAMD4B gene encoding protein Smaug homolog 2 isoform X2: MMFRDQVGILAGWFKGWNECEQTVALLSLLKRVTRTQARFLQLCLEHSLADCNDIHLLESEANSAAIINQWQQESKEKVVSLLLSHLPLLQPGNTEAKSEYMKLLQKVLAYSIENNAFIEESRQLLSYALIHPATTLEDRNSLALWLSHLEERLAGGFRTRAETAYHSRQGSDEWGGPGEAGPGELGPGWQDKPPRENGHVPFHPSGAVPSTINSIGSNANAGLPCQIHPSPLKRSMSLIPTSPQGPGEWLNPEELGARAAFAPPDHAPLSPQSSVASSGSEQTEEQGSSRNTFQEDGSGMKDVPLWLKSLRLHKYAALFSQMSYEEMMTLTEQHLESQNVTKGARHKIALSIQKLRERQSVLKSLEKDVLEGGNLRNALQELQQIIVTPIKAYSILQAAVVAAAKEGGRGEPPLGAEPPPARPGPEKTPETKDSPAESYPPQPAPAPSDGSEPATAPVADGDLPSQFTRVMGKVCTQLLVSRPDEENITSYLQLIEKCLTHEAFTETQKKRLLSWKQQVLKLLRTFPRKAALEMQNYRQQQKGWAFGSNSLPIAGSVGMGVTRRAQRQFQMPPRALPPSRMGILSPAGIGGVSPRHALTSPSLGGQGRQNLWFANPGGSNSMPSQSRSSVQRTHSLPVHSSPQALLMFPPDVLESTPRWSLSASA, from the exons ATGATGTTCCGAGACCAGGTTGGCATCCTTGCCGGCTGGTTCAAGGGCTGGAATGAGTGTGAGCAGACGGTGGCCTTGCTGTCCCTGTTGAAGCGGGTCACCCGAACCCAGGCCCGATTTCTGCAGCTTTGCCTGGAGCACTCCTTGGCAGATTGTAACGACATCCACCTTCTGGAGTCAGAGGCCAACAGTGCTG CCATCATCAACCAATGGCAGCAAGAGTCCAAAGAGAAGGTAGTCTCCCTCTTGTTGTCCCATCTGCCCCTGCTCCAGCCCGGCAACACAGAGGCCAAGTCCGAGTACATGAAGCTGCTGCAGAAGGTGCTGGCCTATTCCATAGAGAACAACGCCTTCATTGAGGAGAGTCGGCAGTTGCTGTCCTACGCCCTCATCCACCCGGCCACCACGCTGGAGGACCGAAACTCGCTAGCTCTCTGGCTCAGCCACCTCGAGGAACGGCTGGCTGGGGGCTTCCGGACCCGCGCGGAGACGGCCTACCACTCCCGCCAGGGCTCAGATGAGTGGGGTGGCCCCGGGGAGGCTGGCCCTGGCGAGCTCGGGCCGGGCTGGCAGGACAAGCCGCCGCGAGAAAACGGACATGTGCCCTTCCACCCTTCTGGTGCGGTGCCATCCACCATCAACAGTATTGGGAGCAACGCAAATGCAG GCCTCCCCTGCCAAATCCACCCAAGCCCGCTGAAGCGGTCCATGTCGCTCATCCCCACGAGCCCACAGGGCCCTGGTGAATGGCTGAACCCAGAGGAACTGGGGGCAAGAGCCGCCTTTGCCCCACCCGACCACGCGCCCCTCTCACCCCAGAGCAGTGTGGCTTCCTCAGGCAGCGAGCAGACGGAGGAGCAGGGCTCCAGCCGGAACACTTTTCAGGAGGACGGTAGTGGTATGAAAG ATGTGCCATTGTGGCTCAAGAGTCTTCGCTTACATAAGTACGCAGCCCTCTTCTCCCAGATGAGCTACGAGGAGATGATGACCCTGACAGAGCAGCATCTGGAATCTCAG AACGTGACCAAAGGTGCCCGTCACAAGATTGCCCTGAGCATTCAGAAGCTGCGTGAGAGGCAGAGTGTCCTCAAGTCCCTGGAGAAG GATGTCCTGGAAGGTGGGAACCTGAGGAATGCATTACAGGAGCTCCAGCAGATCATCGTTACACCTATCAAGGCCTACAGCATCCTGCAGGCAGCTGTGGTGGCTGCAGccaaggaggggggaaggggggagccGCCGCTGGGCGCCGAGCCCCCCCCAGCTCGCCCCGGCCCGGAGAAAACCCCGGAGACCAAGGATTCCCCAGCAGAAAGCTATCCCCCCCAGCCGGCCCCCGCCCCCAGTGACGGCAGCGAGCCGGCCACAGCCCCCGTCGCCGATGGAGACCTCCCTAGCCAGTTTACCCGAGTGATGGGCAAAG TGTGCACCCAGCTGCTGGTGTCCCGGCCAGATGAGGAAAACATTACCAGTTACCTCCAGCTCATCGAAAAGTGCCTGACACATGAG GCTTTCACCGAGACACAGAAGAAACGCCTGCTGTCCTGGAAGCAGCAGGTCCTCAAGCTGCTCCGAACCTTTCCCAGAAAAGCTGCCCTAGAGATGCAGAACTACCGGCAGCAGCAGAAGGG CTGGGCTTTTGGCTCCAACTCGCTCCCCATAGCTGGTTCTGTGGGGATGGGAGTGACCCGACGGGCCCAGCGCCAATTCCAGATGCCCCCTCGGGCCCTGCCGCCTAGCCGAATGGGTATCCTGAGCCCTGCGGGCATTGGGGGCGTCTCACCTCGGCATGCCCTCACCAGCCCTAGTCTCGGGGGACAAGGACGACAG AACCTGTGGTTTGCCAACCCTGGAGGCAGTAACAGCATGCCCAGCCAGAGCCGGAGCTCCGTGCAGCGCACCCACTCCCTCCCTGTGCATTCCTCCCCCCAGGCTCTCCTCATGTTCCCACCAG ATGTGCTGGAGTCAACCCCACGCTGGAGTCTCTCTGCCTCAGCATGA
- the SAMD4B gene encoding protein Smaug homolog 2 isoform X1 has product MMFRDQVGILAGWFKGWNECEQTVALLSLLKRVTRTQARFLQLCLEHSLADCNDIHLLESEANSAAIINQWQQESKEKVVSLLLSHLPLLQPGNTEAKSEYMKLLQKVLAYSIENNAFIEESRQLLSYALIHPATTLEDRNSLALWLSHLEERLAGGFRTRAETAYHSRQGSDEWGGPGEAGPGELGPGWQDKPPRENGHVPFHPSGAVPSTINSIGSNANAGLPCQIHPSPLKRSMSLIPTSPQGPGEWLNPEELGARAAFAPPDHAPLSPQSSVASSGSEQTEEQGSSRNTFQEDGSGMKDVPLWLKSLRLHKYAALFSQMSYEEMMTLTEQHLESQNVTKGARHKIALSIQKLRERQSVLKSLEKDVLEGGNLRNALQELQQIIVTPIKAYSILQAAVVAAAKEGGRGEPPLGAEPPPARPGPEKTPETKDSPAESYPPQPAPAPSDGSEPATAPVADGDLPSQFTRVMGKVCTQLLVSRPDEENITSYLQLIEKCLTHEAFTETQKKRLLSWKQQVLKLLRTFPRKAALEMQNYRQQQKGWAFGSNSLPIAGSVGMGVTRRAQRQFQMPPRALPPSRMGILSPAGIGGVSPRHALTSPSLGGQGRQNLWFANPGGSNSMPSQSRSSVQRTHSLPVHSSPQALLMFPPGEPLSSWAWALARFFSSSGIDSSPCSFLLCLFPSSFSCFLFASWHFEISCFHCALIFSSSSLLLHVRLKLACHCCRLRCGFRDLRGPFLT; this is encoded by the exons ATGATGTTCCGAGACCAGGTTGGCATCCTTGCCGGCTGGTTCAAGGGCTGGAATGAGTGTGAGCAGACGGTGGCCTTGCTGTCCCTGTTGAAGCGGGTCACCCGAACCCAGGCCCGATTTCTGCAGCTTTGCCTGGAGCACTCCTTGGCAGATTGTAACGACATCCACCTTCTGGAGTCAGAGGCCAACAGTGCTG CCATCATCAACCAATGGCAGCAAGAGTCCAAAGAGAAGGTAGTCTCCCTCTTGTTGTCCCATCTGCCCCTGCTCCAGCCCGGCAACACAGAGGCCAAGTCCGAGTACATGAAGCTGCTGCAGAAGGTGCTGGCCTATTCCATAGAGAACAACGCCTTCATTGAGGAGAGTCGGCAGTTGCTGTCCTACGCCCTCATCCACCCGGCCACCACGCTGGAGGACCGAAACTCGCTAGCTCTCTGGCTCAGCCACCTCGAGGAACGGCTGGCTGGGGGCTTCCGGACCCGCGCGGAGACGGCCTACCACTCCCGCCAGGGCTCAGATGAGTGGGGTGGCCCCGGGGAGGCTGGCCCTGGCGAGCTCGGGCCGGGCTGGCAGGACAAGCCGCCGCGAGAAAACGGACATGTGCCCTTCCACCCTTCTGGTGCGGTGCCATCCACCATCAACAGTATTGGGAGCAACGCAAATGCAG GCCTCCCCTGCCAAATCCACCCAAGCCCGCTGAAGCGGTCCATGTCGCTCATCCCCACGAGCCCACAGGGCCCTGGTGAATGGCTGAACCCAGAGGAACTGGGGGCAAGAGCCGCCTTTGCCCCACCCGACCACGCGCCCCTCTCACCCCAGAGCAGTGTGGCTTCCTCAGGCAGCGAGCAGACGGAGGAGCAGGGCTCCAGCCGGAACACTTTTCAGGAGGACGGTAGTGGTATGAAAG ATGTGCCATTGTGGCTCAAGAGTCTTCGCTTACATAAGTACGCAGCCCTCTTCTCCCAGATGAGCTACGAGGAGATGATGACCCTGACAGAGCAGCATCTGGAATCTCAG AACGTGACCAAAGGTGCCCGTCACAAGATTGCCCTGAGCATTCAGAAGCTGCGTGAGAGGCAGAGTGTCCTCAAGTCCCTGGAGAAG GATGTCCTGGAAGGTGGGAACCTGAGGAATGCATTACAGGAGCTCCAGCAGATCATCGTTACACCTATCAAGGCCTACAGCATCCTGCAGGCAGCTGTGGTGGCTGCAGccaaggaggggggaaggggggagccGCCGCTGGGCGCCGAGCCCCCCCCAGCTCGCCCCGGCCCGGAGAAAACCCCGGAGACCAAGGATTCCCCAGCAGAAAGCTATCCCCCCCAGCCGGCCCCCGCCCCCAGTGACGGCAGCGAGCCGGCCACAGCCCCCGTCGCCGATGGAGACCTCCCTAGCCAGTTTACCCGAGTGATGGGCAAAG TGTGCACCCAGCTGCTGGTGTCCCGGCCAGATGAGGAAAACATTACCAGTTACCTCCAGCTCATCGAAAAGTGCCTGACACATGAG GCTTTCACCGAGACACAGAAGAAACGCCTGCTGTCCTGGAAGCAGCAGGTCCTCAAGCTGCTCCGAACCTTTCCCAGAAAAGCTGCCCTAGAGATGCAGAACTACCGGCAGCAGCAGAAGGG CTGGGCTTTTGGCTCCAACTCGCTCCCCATAGCTGGTTCTGTGGGGATGGGAGTGACCCGACGGGCCCAGCGCCAATTCCAGATGCCCCCTCGGGCCCTGCCGCCTAGCCGAATGGGTATCCTGAGCCCTGCGGGCATTGGGGGCGTCTCACCTCGGCATGCCCTCACCAGCCCTAGTCTCGGGGGACAAGGACGACAG AACCTGTGGTTTGCCAACCCTGGAGGCAGTAACAGCATGCCCAGCCAGAGCCGGAGCTCCGTGCAGCGCACCCACTCCCTCCCTGTGCATTCCTCCCCCCAGGCTCTCCTCATGTTCCCACCAGGTGAGCCTCTCTCTTCGTGGGCCTGGGCTCTGGCGCGCTTCTTCTCAAGTTCAGGGATTGATTCCTCTCcctgttcttttcttctctgcctctttccttcctctttttcttgttttctctttgccTCATGGCATTTTGAGATCTCATGTTTTCATTGTGCCTTAATCTTTTCAAGTTCATCTTTGCTTCTGCATGTCAGGTTAAAACTCGCATGTCATTGCTGTAGATTGAGGTGTGGATTTCGTGACCTCAGAGGTCCCTTTTTGACCTGA